A single Endozoicomonas sp. NE40 DNA region contains:
- a CDS encoding heme ABC transporter permease, with the protein MSWRIFHRLGSPKWFYEISSRWLPWLALSAALLILTGLGWGLLFAPPDYLQGNSYRIIFLHVPSAFLASAIYAMMAIAAAVSLIWKIKLADIALQCSAPIGASFCFLALVSGAIWGKPTWGTWWVWDARLTSMLVLFFLYLGVIALRGAINGTHAASKACAILALVGVVNLPIIKFSVEWWNTLHQGATLKLTSKPSMAPEMLWPLLISIVAFYLFFAVVLLLRMRAEILSRERRTKWVQALLTPTEKPL; encoded by the coding sequence ATGAGCTGGCGTATTTTCCACAGACTGGGTTCTCCCAAATGGTTCTACGAAATCAGCAGTCGATGGTTGCCATGGTTGGCACTGTCAGCTGCACTGCTGATCCTTACAGGTTTAGGATGGGGGTTATTGTTTGCCCCACCGGATTATCTTCAGGGAAACAGCTATCGCATTATTTTTCTCCACGTCCCCAGTGCGTTTCTGGCTTCAGCTATCTACGCCATGATGGCAATAGCGGCAGCTGTCAGTCTGATCTGGAAGATAAAACTGGCGGATATTGCTTTGCAGTGCAGTGCGCCGATAGGTGCCTCATTTTGCTTTCTTGCCCTGGTGAGCGGTGCGATATGGGGTAAACCCACCTGGGGTACCTGGTGGGTCTGGGATGCACGTCTTACATCAATGCTGGTCCTTTTCTTTCTTTATCTGGGAGTTATTGCTTTAAGGGGAGCAATAAACGGGACTCATGCTGCATCAAAAGCCTGTGCAATCCTGGCGCTGGTCGGTGTGGTCAACCTGCCCATTATCAAATTTTCTGTTGAATGGTGGAATACCCTGCATCAGGGAGCAACACTCAAACTGACCAGCAAACCATCGATGGCACCGGAAATGCTTTGGCCGCTACTGATCTCTATTGTGGCCTTCTATCTGTTTTTTGCAGTGGTTCTGTTATTGCGAATGAGGGCTGAGATTCTCAGCCGGGAAAGACGTACCAAATGGGTTCAGGCATTACTGACACCCACAGAAAAACCCTTATAA
- the ccmE gene encoding cytochrome c maturation protein CcmE, translating to MNPVRRQRLILILLLVSGVGLAVTLMMLALKDNINHFYSPSQIVAGEAPENTRFRAGGIVVPGSVRRDSKGLTVHFKITDGAAEVDVQYTGILPDLFREGQSVVGTGKLDDKRRFIADEILAKHDENYMPPEVQKALEDAAPHPIKKPAVKGGEQ from the coding sequence ATGAACCCGGTTCGGCGGCAGCGGTTAATTCTGATCTTATTGCTGGTTTCTGGTGTGGGCCTGGCGGTAACACTGATGATGCTGGCTTTGAAAGATAACATTAACCACTTCTACTCCCCGTCACAGATCGTTGCCGGAGAAGCACCTGAGAACACTCGCTTTCGTGCTGGTGGTATTGTTGTTCCGGGTTCAGTAAGAAGGGATAGCAAGGGCCTGACCGTTCATTTCAAAATTACGGATGGTGCGGCAGAGGTGGACGTTCAATACACGGGCATACTTCCCGACCTCTTCCGAGAAGGGCAGAGTGTGGTTGGAACGGGCAAACTGGATGATAAACGTCGTTTTATTGCTGACGAAATTCTGGCCAAGCACGATGAAAACTATATGCCGCCGGAAGTGCAAAAGGCGCTTGAAGACGCGGCTCCCCATCCCATTAAAAAGCCAGCGGTGAAAGGAGGTGAACAATGA
- a CDS encoding heme lyase CcmF/NrfE family subunit, with amino-acid sequence MNPELGLLALILTFCMALLQGIIPLAGSYMGKLRWMAMGRTLAFGQFAFALLSFMCLVYAFVSDDFSVAYVASNSNTLLPLQYKITATWGGHEGSLLLWILVLAGWTQAVAMFSYRLPHELSARVLSVLGLVSVGFLLFILLTSNPFARILPFPPLDGNDLNPLLQDFGMIVHPPMLYMGYVGFAVAFAFAIAALLEGKMDSAWARWARPWTTVAWCFLTLGISLGSWWAYYELGWGGWWFWDPVENASFMPWLVGTALMHSLAVTEKRGLFKSWTLLLAIFTFSLSLFGTFLVRSGVLTSVHAFASDPERGLFILVYLVVVVGASLTLFAFRAPQVRNRIGFALLSRETFLLLNNILLTIAAATVLLGTLFPLILDALDLGMISVGPPYFNTLFVPLSMLLALCLGVGILLNWKESLASWLWLQVRWIVLVSVVGGFVFSLFYGDVFLISEALAMGLVLWIVLTIARDIANKTRHKGLWQGMKKLRASYYGMQLAHLGLAVTFIGVAISAGYTVQKDVRMAPGDMATLGEYTFRFDGIQRRQGPNYLSDYGTMTVFKGQRQVALMHPEKRLYQVQNMPMTEAAIHPRLSRDLYVALGESLGDGSWALRLHVKPFVRFIWLGSIFMALGGFVAIADRRYRLRVAKRQSTINSGKDDAEGVTV; translated from the coding sequence ATGAACCCTGAACTCGGGCTACTGGCGCTGATCCTTACATTCTGCATGGCGCTCCTCCAGGGCATTATCCCGCTGGCGGGCAGTTACATGGGTAAGCTGCGCTGGATGGCGATGGGCAGAACCCTGGCATTTGGACAGTTTGCTTTTGCATTGCTGTCGTTTATGTGCCTGGTGTATGCATTTGTCAGCGACGACTTCTCTGTGGCTTATGTCGCCAGCAACTCCAATACCCTGCTTCCGTTGCAGTACAAAATTACCGCCACCTGGGGAGGCCATGAAGGGTCTCTGTTGTTGTGGATTCTGGTGCTGGCAGGCTGGACACAGGCAGTCGCCATGTTCAGCTATCGGTTGCCTCATGAACTCTCGGCAAGAGTGCTGTCGGTACTGGGACTGGTTAGCGTCGGCTTTTTGCTGTTTATCCTGCTTACTTCTAATCCGTTTGCCCGAATTCTACCGTTTCCGCCACTGGATGGTAATGACCTGAATCCGCTGCTGCAGGATTTTGGCATGATTGTTCATCCACCCATGCTGTATATGGGTTATGTTGGGTTTGCTGTTGCTTTTGCTTTTGCGATTGCAGCGCTCCTTGAAGGCAAAATGGACAGCGCCTGGGCGCGCTGGGCCAGGCCGTGGACGACAGTAGCATGGTGCTTCCTGACTCTTGGTATTTCTCTTGGCAGCTGGTGGGCCTATTACGAACTGGGCTGGGGAGGCTGGTGGTTCTGGGACCCGGTAGAGAATGCGTCGTTTATGCCCTGGCTGGTGGGTACGGCATTAATGCACTCGCTTGCAGTGACGGAAAAGAGAGGGCTGTTTAAAAGCTGGACACTGTTACTGGCTATCTTCACCTTTTCATTAAGCCTTTTTGGTACGTTTCTGGTTCGCTCGGGCGTGCTGACATCTGTGCATGCGTTTGCCAGTGATCCGGAAAGGGGTCTGTTTATACTGGTTTATCTGGTCGTGGTGGTGGGGGCGTCATTAACGCTGTTTGCTTTCAGGGCACCGCAGGTTCGAAACCGGATTGGTTTTGCCCTGCTTTCCAGAGAGACCTTTCTGCTGCTCAACAATATCCTGCTGACCATTGCGGCGGCGACTGTGTTACTGGGAACGCTGTTCCCGCTGATCCTGGATGCTTTGGATCTGGGCATGATCTCCGTAGGCCCCCCTTATTTCAATACGCTTTTTGTACCATTGTCGATGTTGCTGGCGCTCTGCCTTGGGGTTGGCATCCTCCTTAACTGGAAGGAAAGCCTCGCTTCCTGGTTGTGGTTGCAGGTCCGCTGGATTGTGCTGGTGTCAGTAGTTGGAGGGTTTGTATTCAGCCTGTTTTACGGAGATGTGTTCCTGATCAGTGAAGCTCTGGCAATGGGGCTGGTGTTGTGGATTGTTTTAACCATTGCCCGGGACATTGCGAATAAAACCCGCCACAAAGGGTTGTGGCAGGGTATGAAGAAACTGCGGGCCAGCTATTACGGCATGCAGCTGGCTCATCTGGGACTGGCTGTTACCTTTATTGGTGTGGCGATCAGTGCCGGTTATACGGTGCAGAAAGATGTCCGCATGGCTCCGGGAGATATGGCCACTCTGGGCGAGTACACCTTCCGTTTCGACGGTATTCAGCGCCGGCAGGGCCCTAACTATCTGTCTGATTATGGCACCATGACGGTCTTTAAAGGTCAGCGGCAGGTTGCCCTTATGCATCCGGAAAAACGGCTTTATCAGGTGCAGAATATGCCCATGACGGAAGCCGCGATTCATCCGCGCCTGTCACGGGACCTCTATGTTGCGCTGGGTGAAAGCCTGGGTGATGGCAGCTGGGCGCTCAGGCTGCATGTAAAGCCCTTTGTCCGTTTTATCTGGCTGGGTTCCATCTTTATGGCGCTGGGCGGTTTTGTCGCTATTGCTGACCGGCGGTACCGGCTGCGCGTGGCTAAGCGACAATCAACGATTAATTCCGGTAAGGACGATGCAGAAGGAGTAACTGTGTGA
- a CDS encoding rhodanese-like domain-containing protein, translating to MKWISYVAGIILALSSPFLSAQEAPVNIKDVVTVNTHQAKRLHELGALFIDVRPLDQWRWGRVDGAHNLDLKSGFRQLFMPGTLDKNTPIVIYGNSTYHMRGAIASYLAALWGYKRVFFFRDGYYSWLALDFPVTLKSDSEPEEVVTMRPE from the coding sequence ATGAAATGGATTTCTTATGTAGCAGGAATCATTCTTGCTCTGTCCAGCCCTTTTCTCTCCGCACAGGAAGCGCCCGTCAATATCAAGGATGTCGTCACAGTCAATACCCATCAGGCCAAGAGACTGCACGAGCTGGGTGCTCTGTTTATCGATGTTCGCCCTCTGGACCAGTGGCGCTGGGGAAGGGTTGATGGAGCCCATAATCTTGACCTGAAATCGGGCTTTCGGCAGCTCTTTATGCCAGGCACTCTGGATAAAAATACGCCAATCGTGATCTATGGAAACAGCACTTACCACATGCGCGGGGCTATCGCCAGCTACCTTGCCGCGCTCTGGGGATACAAACGTGTGTTTTTCTTCCGGGACGGTTACTACTCCTGGCTGGCGCTGGATTTCCCTGTCACCCTGAAGTCTGACTCAGAGCCTGAAGAAGTCGTCACCATGAGGCCAGAATAA
- a CDS encoding MinD/ParA family ATP-binding protein — MNSSTKQVIAVAGCKGGVGKTLVSVNLALALARKGRKVVLVDGNLDVPDVGVTLGLEKDLDMNAPETSRLEAYDHGLLRQGPSGVNVLTPGGKPIWRESINVGHAVEMIDSLEPLAPSLDTLILDTSPGLAPDNITLIQAAGEILIVVNQEVVSLLDALRLIRVLYRIYGVQKFGIIVNAVSNRRSGAQQFEKLQAQLKDEVEIVLRFLGTIPFDKTVAESLKEQKALLEHNPECRASKAILRIAHQLHSMPVTPPRGRIEFFLPTRIKERV, encoded by the coding sequence ATGAACTCATCAACAAAACAAGTGATTGCTGTTGCGGGGTGTAAAGGCGGGGTAGGCAAAACACTGGTGTCTGTGAATCTGGCTCTGGCTCTGGCCAGAAAAGGACGGAAAGTTGTTCTGGTCGATGGCAACCTGGATGTACCGGATGTGGGGGTTACTCTGGGTCTTGAGAAAGACCTCGATATGAACGCTCCTGAAACCAGTCGTTTAGAAGCTTATGACCACGGTCTTTTAAGACAGGGACCTTCTGGCGTTAATGTCCTTACACCCGGAGGAAAGCCTATATGGCGGGAGTCTATTAATGTTGGTCATGCTGTTGAAATGATTGATAGCCTCGAACCACTGGCTCCCTCTCTCGATACCCTTATTCTTGATACCTCTCCGGGTCTGGCACCAGACAATATCACTCTGATTCAGGCAGCAGGAGAAATTCTCATTGTTGTTAATCAGGAAGTGGTTTCATTACTCGACGCTTTGCGTTTAATTCGGGTTTTATACCGGATTTATGGTGTTCAGAAATTCGGCATTATCGTCAATGCAGTGAGTAATCGTCGTTCCGGAGCGCAGCAGTTTGAAAAACTGCAGGCACAATTAAAAGACGAAGTTGAGATTGTTTTGCGATTCCTGGGAACCATTCCTTTCGACAAGACGGTTGCAGAATCTCTGAAAGAACAAAAAGCGCTGCTTGAACACAACCCTGAGTGTCGTGCATCCAAAGCCATTCTTCGAATTGCGCATCAACTGCATTCCATGCCAGTCACGCCTCCCCGTGGGCGCATTGAGTTCTTTTTACCAACAAGAATAAAAGAAAGGGTTTAA
- a CDS encoding sigma-54 dependent transcriptional regulator codes for METVDQVLIIEDAQQRRHDLSTILEFMGYRTKAVGAAYWEEAVSDMDKGGFCALFLGDFLQAESSLQGMIARIQRWSGGVPVVRIAEPLPENLQSSLRRQIIARIDWPCTKPQLLSCLHYGQVYREQWRQVHQTGFNHQVELFRGLVGKGEKIRKVRAAMSKVANSDVSVLITGESGTGKEVVARNLHEHSDRKDGPFVPVNCGAIPHDLLESELFGHERGSFTGAVATRKGRFELAQDGTLFLDEIGDMPMHMQVKLLRVLQERTFERVGGSEPIEVNVRIIAATHKNLKDMIEVGEFREDLYYRLNVFPIEMPALRERPEDIPLILNELVGAMEKQGRGSIRLSSASILSLCRHDWPGNVREMANLLERLAVMYPYGVVGIQDLPPNFCHFDQQTGDDDGVADLFPDSIQPAGSGGVDELAVLPVGGLDLKEFLTRLEKSLIQQALSDCNNVVARAADKLQIRRTTLVEKMRKYSLHRYEETAR; via the coding sequence ATGGAGACAGTGGATCAGGTGCTCATCATAGAAGACGCTCAACAGCGTCGCCATGACCTCAGCACCATACTCGAATTTATGGGGTATCGCACCAAGGCTGTCGGTGCAGCATACTGGGAAGAAGCCGTCAGCGACATGGACAAGGGTGGCTTCTGTGCCTTGTTCCTGGGAGATTTTCTTCAGGCTGAAAGCTCTCTGCAGGGAATGATTGCCCGTATACAGCGCTGGAGCGGAGGTGTACCGGTCGTTCGTATTGCTGAACCTCTTCCTGAAAACCTTCAATCCTCACTTCGCCGTCAAATTATTGCCCGCATCGACTGGCCTTGCACCAAGCCGCAGCTGCTTTCGTGTCTGCATTACGGACAGGTGTATCGTGAGCAGTGGCGACAGGTGCATCAAACAGGCTTTAATCATCAGGTTGAACTGTTTCGCGGACTGGTGGGCAAAGGGGAAAAAATCCGTAAAGTACGTGCCGCCATGTCAAAAGTGGCAAACAGTGATGTCAGCGTGCTGATTACCGGAGAGTCCGGAACTGGCAAGGAAGTGGTAGCGCGTAATCTGCACGAACATTCTGACCGGAAGGATGGACCTTTTGTTCCGGTGAATTGTGGTGCGATTCCCCATGACCTGCTCGAAAGCGAACTCTTTGGTCATGAAAGGGGTTCTTTTACCGGAGCAGTGGCTACCCGGAAGGGACGCTTTGAGCTGGCTCAGGATGGCACTCTGTTTCTGGATGAAATCGGTGATATGCCCATGCACATGCAGGTCAAGCTGTTGCGTGTGTTGCAGGAAAGAACCTTTGAGCGGGTAGGTGGTTCTGAACCCATCGAGGTGAATGTCAGAATTATTGCCGCTACCCATAAAAATCTTAAAGATATGATTGAGGTGGGCGAGTTCCGGGAAGACCTGTATTACCGGCTAAATGTATTCCCGATCGAAATGCCTGCTCTCAGGGAGCGCCCTGAGGATATTCCACTGATTCTTAATGAACTGGTGGGTGCAATGGAAAAGCAGGGCAGGGGTTCTATCCGGCTCAGCTCTGCTTCGATTCTTTCTTTGTGTCGCCATGACTGGCCGGGCAATGTCCGGGAGATGGCCAATTTGCTGGAACGCCTGGCTGTAATGTATCCCTATGGTGTCGTCGGTATTCAGGATCTGCCGCCAAACTTCTGCCATTTCGATCAGCAAACCGGTGACGATGACGGAGTTGCTGACCTCTTCCCCGATAGCATTCAACCCGCAGGCAGTGGCGGTGTGGATGAGCTGGCTGTGCTACCGGTCGGAGGCCTTGATCTGAAAGAGTTTCTGACCCGCCTGGAAAAAAGCCTGATTCAGCAGGCATTAAGTGACTGTAATAATGTTGTTGCCAGAGCTGCTGATAAGCTTCAAATTCGTCGTACGACGCTGGTTGAAAAAATGAGGAAGTACAGTTTACACCGCTACGAAGAAACTGCCCGCTAA
- a CDS encoding DsbE family thiol:disulfide interchange protein: protein MKKWTLVPLVLFLVLSLLFYRALFRENKNELPSALLNRPLPEFQLPAVSNPERLITEKDLTGQVFLLNVWGSWCVACRVEHPYLMELADQGVTIYGVNYKDEQADARQWLKLRDDPYVFSVADMDGRLGIDLGVYGAPETFLVDQQGMIRYKHIGVVDKRVWEEDLKPRYQALQKESG, encoded by the coding sequence GTGAAGAAATGGACACTGGTGCCTCTGGTTTTATTTCTGGTGTTGTCCCTGTTGTTTTACCGGGCTCTGTTTCGGGAAAATAAAAATGAACTGCCTTCTGCGTTGCTGAACAGACCCCTGCCGGAGTTTCAGTTGCCAGCGGTGTCAAATCCTGAGCGTTTAATAACGGAAAAAGACCTTACAGGGCAGGTGTTTCTGCTTAATGTCTGGGGCTCATGGTGTGTCGCCTGCCGGGTTGAGCACCCTTACCTGATGGAACTGGCCGATCAGGGGGTCACTATTTATGGTGTGAACTACAAGGATGAACAGGCTGACGCCCGGCAGTGGCTGAAGCTCAGGGATGACCCCTATGTCTTCAGCGTCGCTGATATGGATGGCAGGCTGGGTATTGACCTGGGGGTTTATGGCGCACCGGAAACCTTTCTGGTTGATCAGCAGGGTATGATCCGCTACAAGCATATTGGCGTAGTGGACAAGCGGGTCTGGGAGGAAGATCTGAAACCCCGTTACCAGGCTTTGCAGAAGGAGTCAGGCTGA
- a CDS encoding RNA polymerase sigma factor FliA, whose product MNEITQESGKQFSETEQTEAQKKRKKAEVTKLVELHRGLVKRIANHLAARMPASVQIDDLVQSGMIGLLEAAGKYDATKGASFETFAGIRIRGAMLDEIRKGDWGPRSVYRNSRKVSEAIQKVEARLGRDARDFEIAAELNVKVGEFYTILSDLRGCRLFSFEELFDSEESRMQARSGDQGPQADTQEEKFKYALVDAIEKLPEREKLVLMLYYDEEMNLKEIGKVLGVSESRVSQIHSQAALRLRGKLHHWLS is encoded by the coding sequence ATGAACGAGATCACTCAAGAGTCCGGCAAGCAGTTTTCTGAAACTGAACAGACTGAAGCGCAGAAAAAACGGAAAAAGGCAGAAGTGACTAAACTGGTTGAGCTGCATCGTGGGCTGGTGAAACGCATTGCTAATCATCTTGCTGCCAGAATGCCTGCCAGTGTTCAGATTGATGACCTGGTTCAGTCTGGCATGATTGGGTTGCTGGAAGCTGCCGGAAAGTACGATGCCACTAAAGGTGCGAGCTTTGAAACCTTTGCCGGTATTCGTATTCGGGGTGCGATGCTGGATGAAATTCGCAAAGGCGACTGGGGACCAAGGTCTGTTTATCGCAACAGCCGGAAGGTATCAGAGGCCATACAGAAAGTAGAGGCAAGACTCGGGCGTGACGCCAGGGATTTTGAAATAGCAGCGGAACTCAATGTAAAAGTGGGAGAGTTTTATACCATCCTCAGTGATTTACGTGGTTGCCGTCTGTTCAGTTTTGAAGAGCTGTTTGACAGTGAAGAATCCAGAATGCAGGCGCGTTCCGGTGATCAGGGACCTCAGGCAGACACTCAGGAAGAAAAATTCAAATACGCCCTGGTGGATGCGATTGAAAAACTGCCAGAACGGGAAAAACTGGTTCTGATGCTTTATTACGACGAAGAGATGAACCTCAAGGAAATTGGCAAGGTGCTGGGGGTCAGTGAATCCCGCGTCAGCCAGATTCATTCTCAGGCTGCCCTCCGACTCAGAGGCAAACTTCACCACTGGTTGAGCTGA
- the ccmD gene encoding heme exporter protein CcmD, with product MVFDSVSSLIDMGGHGVYVWTAYGIGLLVILYNIGVPLLRQQQVIRSIQIHGRRTKHSRRTKKVITTSGRPVQTDSSTNKGEVL from the coding sequence ATGGTTTTTGACAGTGTAAGCAGTCTGATTGATATGGGCGGGCATGGGGTCTATGTCTGGACCGCCTACGGGATCGGTTTACTGGTAATACTCTACAATATCGGGGTTCCTTTGCTGCGTCAGCAGCAGGTCATCCGTTCAATACAAATCCATGGTCGTCGAACAAAACATAGTCGTCGAACAAAAAAAGTAATAACAACATCAGGCAGGCCGGTTCAGACGGACAGTTCGACGAACAAGGGGGAAGTATTATGA